The genomic region GGAGGGCCGCGAGCTCGAATGCGGTGTGCTGGAGTTCCCCGACGGCCGCGTCGAGGCCAGCGTCGTCGGCGAGATCCGGGTCGCCGGGGTGCGGGGCCGCGAGGACGGCTTCTACGACTTCGCCACCAAGTACCTCGAGGACGCCGCCGAACTCGACGTGCCCGCCAAGGTCGAGGACGATGTCGCGGATGCGGTGCGCGAGATGGCGATTCAGGCGTTCCACGCCATCGACTGCCAGGGCCTGGCGCGGGTGGACTTCTTCCTGACCGAGGACGGGCCGGTGATCAACGAGATCAACACCATGCCCGGCTTCACCACGATCTCGATGTATCCGCGAATGTGGGCCGCCAGCGGGGTGGACTACCCGACGCTGCTGGCCACCATGGTGGACACCGCGCTCAACCGCGGCACCGGCCTGCGCTAGCCGCTCACCGCGGGGGCGCGGGGTCCAGGGGCCGCGCGGGCAGCGTCGCGTCGAGCACCCCGGAGATCTGCTGGATCGGGGTGGGCCCGGACCCCCGCGGCAGGGTGAGCGCGACGTAGACGCCGCGGTCCACCGCGTACCAGGTGCTGCGCTCCTGCGCGCCGCCGGCTGAGGGTGCGCCGTCGTCGCCGACCCGGAACCACTGCACCGCGTCGACGGCCTGCAGCGGTGCGCCGACGACGAACTCGGCGGGCCGTTCGACGCCGCAGCGCAGCACGACCGGCTCATCGCTGCCCGGGGTCCGCCAGGCCGCGGCACCGGGCGGCGCCGGATCGGCCAGCGGGGCGCGTCGCGCGTCGCCGAGTGTCTCGGGCAGGGCGTCCAGCAGTGCGGCGCAGTCAGCGCCGTCGGCCTGCGGGGCCGGGATCGTCACCAGCGGCACGGGCTGCTGCGGGGCCGTGCGCTGTCGGGTGGCCGCCACGACCAGAACCCCCACCACCGCGGCGACCGCGATCACGACCGCCGCGACCAGAAGCGCCCGGGGCGGGCCGTCACTGGTCTCGGTGTCCACGCGTCCAATGCTAGGAGTGTGCCGTGGCGGCGATCGGGCAGGTCAGTGTCCGTGTGATTCCGCTCATCTGCTGCACCGACGGCACGACGTCGGCCTTGAGGGCGTCGAGTGTCTCGGCGCCGATGCGCACGACGACGTCGTAGGGGCCGGTCACGTACTCGGCGGACAGCACCCCGGGCAGGGTGGCGAGCTGTTTGGCGATGACCTCGGCACGACCCACCTCTGTCTGGATGAGCATGAAAGCCTCGACCACCCGCTCTGCCCTCCTGTCGGTGCATAGACTCCTCGCCGCAGGGGCTTAACGTACCGCAGGTCCGGTCACCACAGGAGGTGAGATGACATCCGACGACGCCGGGGAGACCCTGGCGCAGGTCGGTGAGTTCGGTGTGATCGCGCGGCTGGTCGCCGGTCGACGCCAGCCGCCGTCGGTGGTGCTGGGGCCCGGGGACGACGCCGCCGTGGTGTCGGTTCCGGACGGTAGAACCGTCGTGTCCACCGACATGCTGGTGGCGGGAAGACACTTCCGGCTGGACTGGTCAACGCCATTTGACGTGGGGCGCAAGGCAATTGCGCAGAACGCCGCCGACGTCGAGGCGATGGGGGCGCGGGCGGGCGCGTTCGTGGTGGCGTTCGGCGCACCCTCGGACACCCCGGCCGAGGAGGCGCTCGCGCTGGCCGACGGGCTGTGGCACGAGGCCGGTCTACTCGGGGCCGGCATCGTGGGCGGCGATCTGGTCCGCGCACCGCAGTGGGTGATCTCGGTAACGGTCTTCGGTGACCTCGACGGCCGCCGACCGGTGCGCCGCGACGGTGCCGGGCCGGGGCAGACGGTGGCGGTGGCCGGCGCGCTCGGCCGTTCTGCCGCCGGATATGCGTTGTGGAACAACGGAATTGACTCCTACGGCGAGCTGCGCCGTTGCCACGTCGCCCCGGAGCCGCCGTACGGGCAGGGCCGGGTGGCCGCCGACGGCGGGGCGACCGCGATGACCGACGTGTCCGACGGACTGCTCGCGGATCTGGGACACATCGCCGAGGCGTCGGGCGTCGGCATCGACCTGTCGACCGATGCGCTGAGCGGTTTCCGGGATGCCCTGGCCGGGCCGGCGACCGAGGTCGGTGCCGACCCGTGGGACTGGGTGCTCGGGGGTGGCGAGGATCACGCCCTGGTGGCGACGTTCCCGGATGCGCCGCCGCCGGGGTGGACGGTGATCGGTGCGACGACGGCCGGCGAGGGTGCGGTGACCGTCGACGGCGCGGCGTGGCAGGGGAATCCCGGCTGGCAGTCCTTCGACTAGTTAGGGTGTCGAGTCGTGGACGCGACGATCGAAGGACTGCGATGACCCCGCGGCCGCTGCGCGAGCTGGTCGACGAGGGCTGGGCCGAGGCGCTGGAGCCGGTCGCCGATCAGGTCGCCAAGATGGGCGAGTTCCTGCGTGAGGAGATCGCCGCGGGCAACGGGTACCTGCCGGCGGGGCAGAACGTGTTGCGGGCGTTCACTTTTCCGCTGGAAAAGGTGCGGGTGCTGATCGTCGGCCAGGATCCCTACCCGACGCCCGGACACGCCGTCGGACTGAGCTTCTCGGTGGCCCCGGACGTGCGCCCGCTGCCGCGCAGCCTGGAGAACATCTTCAAGGAGTACATCAGCGACCTGAACTATCCGCAGCCCGCCAACGGTGACCTCACCCCGTGGGCCGAGCGGGGTGTGATGTTGCTCAACAGGGTGCTGACCGTGCGCCCGGGCAGCCCGGCGTCGCACCGGGGCAAGGGCTGGGAGGCCGTGACCGAGTGTGCGATCCGAGCCCTGGTCGCCCGCAGGCAGCCGCTGGTGGCGGTGCTGTGGGGCCGCGATGCGGCGACGCTGAAGCCGATGCTCGACGGGCAGCACTGCGTGGCGATCGAATCGCCGCATCCCTCACCGCTGTCGGCGTCGCGCGGGTTCTTCGGATCGCGGCCGTTCAGCCGCGCGAACGAACTGCTCGAGAAGATGGGCGCCGAGCCGATCGACTGGCGCCTGCCGTCCTAACCGGTCTGTCGCAGATCGGGGCTGTCGAGGCAGGCCTCGGCGAGCTGGTCGAGCGACAGCGGCAGCACCCGCGCCAGCGCGGCGATCGTCGTGAACGACGGGGTGGCCAGCCGTCCGGTCTCGATCTTGCGCAGCGTCTCGGGGGAGATCCCGGCGGCCTCGGCGACTTCGGCGATCGTGCGATCGGCGCGGGCGGCGCGCAAACGTTCACCGAGGCGCTTGCCCGCGGCGAGCTGTTCTGCGGTCAGCGGGAGTCGCACCATGCGGGCCAGCCTACCTGAGCGGTATGAAAATACCGGAAGTCTCGGCTAGGGTGGTATTTTCATACCGCTTGAACGGCTCGGAGAGGTGCGCACAACAGTGGTGGAACTGAAGACGCCGCAGGAGATCGCCGCGATGGACGTCACCGGCAGCTTCCTGGCCGGACTGCTCGACGACCTCACCCACCGGGCCCGTCCCGGCGTGAACCTGCTCGAGCTCGAACAGCGCGCCCGTGAACTGATCGCCGAGCGCGGAGCCGTGTCCTGCTACTGGGACTACGCCCCGTCGTTCGGCCGTGGGCCGTTCCGCAACGTCATCTGCCTGTCGGTCAACGACGCCGTCCTGCACGGGTTGCCGCACGACTACGTGCTGGCCGACAGTGACATCCTGTCGATGGACATCGCGGTGTCGATCGACGGCTGGGTGGCCGACTGTGCGCGCAGCATCATCGTCGGCACCCCGCGGCCGGAGGACCAGCGGTTGGTCAAGGCCACCGAGGAGGCGCTCGCCGCGGCGATCGAGGCCGCGCGTCCGGGCAACCGGATCGGCGACATCTCGGCGGCCATCTACGGCGTCGCCAAGGACTACGGCTACCGGGTCAACACCGACTTCGGCGGCCACGGACTCGGCCGCACCATGCACGAGGATCCGCACGTACCCAACGCCGGGCGGGCCGGTCGCGGACTCAAACTGCAACCGGGGCTGACGCTGGCGCTGGAGCCGTGGTTCACCGCGGGCAGCGAGCGGATCGTCTGGGACCCGGACGGCTGGACGTTGCGCTCGGCCGACGGATCACGCACCGCGCACAGCGAGCACACGGTCGCGATCACCGAGGACGGGCCGCTGGTGCTCACCACGCGCGAGCGCGTCACCGCCTAGCTTCTGAGTACACCTAGAGCGGGCAGGGATCATCCGACGCCGGGAATCGGCGGGGGAGACGGGATCGCCGGCGGCGAGGGGATCTCCGGCGGTGCCGGGATCGCGGGCGGCGCCGGAACGTCGGGGACCGGGATCTCGACCGTGCCGTCACCGTCACCCGCCGGCGGCTGGTCCGCGGGCGGCTGATCGGCGGGAGGCATCTCGGCGGGCGGGGTCTCCATCGGTGGGGCCTCGCCCGGCGGGGTCATGTCGGCACTCGGCGACACAGTCACCTCGACAGACGTCTGCGTCGTCTCCGTCGTGGTGTCGTCGCCGGCGGAATCACCACCGCCGCACGCCGTCAACAGCGTGGTCA from Mycolicibacterium phlei harbors:
- a CDS encoding Lrp/AsnC ligand binding domain-containing protein translates to MVEAFMLIQTEVGRAEVIAKQLATLPGVLSAEYVTGPYDVVVRIGAETLDALKADVVPSVQQMSGITRTLTCPIAATAHS
- a CDS encoding thiamine-phosphate kinase translates to MTSDDAGETLAQVGEFGVIARLVAGRRQPPSVVLGPGDDAAVVSVPDGRTVVSTDMLVAGRHFRLDWSTPFDVGRKAIAQNAADVEAMGARAGAFVVAFGAPSDTPAEEALALADGLWHEAGLLGAGIVGGDLVRAPQWVISVTVFGDLDGRRPVRRDGAGPGQTVAVAGALGRSAAGYALWNNGIDSYGELRRCHVAPEPPYGQGRVAADGGATAMTDVSDGLLADLGHIAEASGVGIDLSTDALSGFRDALAGPATEVGADPWDWVLGGGEDHALVATFPDAPPPGWTVIGATTAGEGAVTVDGAAWQGNPGWQSFD
- a CDS encoding uracil-DNA glycosylase, producing the protein MTPRPLRELVDEGWAEALEPVADQVAKMGEFLREEIAAGNGYLPAGQNVLRAFTFPLEKVRVLIVGQDPYPTPGHAVGLSFSVAPDVRPLPRSLENIFKEYISDLNYPQPANGDLTPWAERGVMLLNRVLTVRPGSPASHRGKGWEAVTECAIRALVARRQPLVAVLWGRDAATLKPMLDGQHCVAIESPHPSPLSASRGFFGSRPFSRANELLEKMGAEPIDWRLPS
- a CDS encoding DUF3515 domain-containing protein, whose translation is MDTETSDGPPRALLVAAVVIAVAAVVGVLVVAATRQRTAPQQPVPLVTIPAPQADGADCAALLDALPETLGDARRAPLADPAPPGAAAWRTPGSDEPVVLRCGVERPAEFVVGAPLQAVDAVQWFRVGDDGAPSAGGAQERSTWYAVDRGVYVALTLPRGSGPTPIQQISGVLDATLPARPLDPAPPR
- a CDS encoding helix-turn-helix domain-containing protein; protein product: MVRLPLTAEQLAAGKRLGERLRAARADRTIAEVAEAAGISPETLRKIETGRLATPSFTTIAALARVLPLSLDQLAEACLDSPDLRQTG
- the map gene encoding type I methionyl aminopeptidase, translating into MVELKTPQEIAAMDVTGSFLAGLLDDLTHRARPGVNLLELEQRARELIAERGAVSCYWDYAPSFGRGPFRNVICLSVNDAVLHGLPHDYVLADSDILSMDIAVSIDGWVADCARSIIVGTPRPEDQRLVKATEEALAAAIEAARPGNRIGDISAAIYGVAKDYGYRVNTDFGGHGLGRTMHEDPHVPNAGRAGRGLKLQPGLTLALEPWFTAGSERIVWDPDGWTLRSADGSRTAHSEHTVAITEDGPLVLTTRERVTA